AAGCTCGCGCCGAACCACTTCTTCTGCATCGCGTACATTTCGCCGCTCTTGCGCAGATCGAACAACACGGCGTTGATCATCTGCAGTGCGGCCGTATTGCCTTTCTTCACGGCCCACGCAATGTAGACGGGCTGGCCGAGCGCCTGGCCGAGTGCGAAATTGTCGGGGCGCGTCTTGATCAGCGAGTTCAGATTGATCTGCGTGTTCGCGACCGCATCGAGCCGGCCCACGCCGAGATCCTGATAAGCCTCCGGATACGACTGGTATTCGACGATCTGCTTGATGCCCTGGCCGCCATGCTTCTTTTTGAGGGCTTCGTCGTAGGCCTTCAGGTCGGCCAGCATCGCGCTGCCGGTCTGCACGCCGACCACCTTGCCCACGAGGTCGTCGCCCGATTTGATGCTCGAGCCTTTCTTCGTTGCGTAGTACGTCGTCGATTCGACGAGCGGCGTCGTGAAGTCGAAGGTGTTCTTGCGCTCAG
The genomic region above belongs to Paraburkholderia edwinii and contains:
- a CDS encoding transporter substrate-binding domain-containing protein; the protein is MPSRFTSRFTSSFTAVTAIATRPHASARRAVVLTLFAALAASSLGLGFAKPAHAAGADDIKARGYLTVATEDDFKPFEFVDDGKPTGYDNEMLALVKKKLPVEVRQQIMPWPGILPGVTTGKYDMAVTAVLVTPERKNTFDFTTPLVESTTYYATKKGSSIKSGDDLVGKVVGVQTGSAMLADLKAYDEALKKKHGGQGIKQIVEYQSYPEAYQDLGVGRLDAVANTQINLNSLIKTRPDNFALGQALGQPVYIAWAVKKGNTAALQMINAVLFDLRKSGEMYAMQKKWFGASFESMPQSIN